In Pseudonocardia sp. C8, one genomic interval encodes:
- the smpB gene encoding SsrA-binding protein SmpB, whose protein sequence is MKEQGRKVIAQNRRARHDYSILDTYEAGVALKGTEVKSLRLGRASMADAFATIDEGEIFLRNLHIPEYVRGSWTNHEPRRTRKLLLHRDEIDRLMGKTREGGLTLVPLSLYFSDGKVKCEIALARGKKDYDKRRDLAKKDAEREMARAVGRAAKGRARSLR, encoded by the coding sequence GTGAAGGAACAGGGCCGGAAGGTGATCGCGCAGAACCGCCGGGCCCGGCACGACTACTCGATCCTGGACACCTACGAGGCCGGGGTCGCGCTGAAGGGGACCGAGGTGAAGAGCCTCCGTCTGGGCCGGGCCTCGATGGCGGACGCCTTCGCCACGATCGACGAGGGCGAGATCTTCCTGCGCAACCTGCACATCCCGGAGTACGTCCGGGGCAGCTGGACCAACCACGAGCCCCGCCGCACCCGCAAGCTGCTGCTGCACCGCGACGAGATCGACCGGCTGATGGGCAAGACCCGCGAGGGCGGGCTGACCCTGGTGCCGCTGTCGCTGTACTTCAGCGACGGCAAGGTCAAGTGCGAGATCGCGCTGGCCCGCGGCAAGAAGGACTACGACAAGCGCCGCGACCTCGCGAAGAAGGACGCGGAACGGGAGATGGCCCGGGCCGTCGGCCGCGCCGCCAAGGGCCGCGCCCGCAGCCTGCGCTGA
- the ftsX gene encoding permease-like cell division protein FtsX produces MRPALLTREVSEGLRRNVTMTVAMVLTTAVTLMSVGAGLLVLRTIDDISALYASRLEIQVALTPDVSESDRDCSGPTCASLHAALSSAPGVGAVTFESQEQAYTRFRELFAGQSVADVARPQSLPATLRVTLTDQQGGAAAAAAAVEGRPGVRGVIDQRDLVGKLFDFLDGVRNVAFALAVVQALAAVLLISNTVQVSAFTRRTEVAVMRLVGATRWTTQLPFLMEAAIAGAVGGALAGAGLVAAKYAVVDDLLAAIGRAGVIPPVRLSDVLVVSVLLVPVGGIVAGVTGYATLRAYVKV; encoded by the coding sequence ATGCGCCCCGCCCTGCTCACCCGCGAGGTCTCCGAAGGCCTGCGCCGCAACGTGACGATGACCGTGGCGATGGTGCTCACCACCGCCGTCACCCTGATGTCGGTCGGGGCCGGGCTGCTCGTGCTGCGCACGATCGACGACATCTCCGCGCTGTACGCGAGCCGGCTCGAGATCCAGGTCGCGCTCACCCCGGACGTCTCGGAGTCCGACCGGGACTGCTCCGGGCCGACGTGCGCCTCGCTGCACGCGGCGCTGTCCTCGGCGCCCGGCGTCGGCGCGGTGACCTTCGAGTCCCAGGAGCAGGCCTACACCCGGTTCCGGGAGCTGTTCGCGGGGCAGTCCGTGGCCGACGTCGCCCGCCCGCAGTCGCTGCCCGCGACGCTGCGGGTGACGCTCACCGACCAGCAGGGGGGCGCGGCCGCCGCGGCGGCGGCCGTCGAGGGCCGCCCCGGCGTGCGCGGGGTGATCGACCAGCGCGACCTCGTCGGGAAGCTGTTCGACTTCCTCGACGGCGTGCGGAACGTGGCGTTCGCGCTGGCCGTGGTGCAGGCGCTCGCGGCCGTGCTGCTGATCTCCAACACGGTCCAGGTGTCGGCGTTCACCCGGCGCACCGAGGTCGCGGTGATGCGCCTGGTCGGCGCGACCCGATGGACCACGCAGCTGCCGTTCCTCATGGAGGCGGCCATCGCGGGTGCGGTCGGCGGGGCGCTGGCCGGGGCCGGCCTCGTCGCCGCGAAGTACGCCGTCGTGGACGACCTGCTCGCCGCGATCGGCCGGGCGGGGGTGATCCCGCCGGTCCGGCTGTCCGACGTGCTGGTCGTGTCGGTGCTGCTCGTGCCGGTCGGCGGGATCGTCGCCGGTGTCACCGGCTACGCGACGCTGCGTGCTTATGTGAAGGTCTGA